The Algoriphagus halophilus sequence TTTTGGTGTTTTCTTTTATTGGTTTTGCTTCTCAGGAAGTCGTTGTCGGAAATCAATCTGAGATCAATATTAATTTGGAGGAGGATGCTAGTGAATTATCTGAATTTGTCGTGACCGCTTTTGGGATGGACAAAAGTGAAAAATCCTTGGGTTATGCTACTAGTACAATCAAGGCTGATGAATTGATCAAAGTAGGTAATCCAAATGTAGCATCTGCTCTTTATGGTAAAGCACCTGGTGTTAGAATCCAAACAGGGGCGGGGGGAGCTACCTCAGCAGTGAACATTCAGATTCGAGGAATTAACTCGATTACTGGTAAAAACCAACCACTTATTGTTTTGGATGGTGTTCCAATCCGAAATGAAGAAGTAACGAACAACAACTATTGGGGCGACCAAAGACTAAGAGGAAATGGCCTATTAGACATAAACCCAGCAGATATTGATAATATTTCCATCTTAAAAGGTGCATCTGCGGCTGCACTTTATGGTTCAGAGGCGGTGAATGGTGTTGTTTTGATTACTACCAAAAAAGGCACCGCAGGTAAAAACGGAATGCAAGTTGACTTTAATGCGAATGTCAGCTTAGATAAAATTGCCTATTTGCCAAGATATCAAAACGTAAGAGGACCTGGTATGCCAGCTCATATCCAGAACTTAGGCCAAGCAGAAGATGGTTTTAATTATACGGAAGATGGAATTCGTACAGTGCCGAATACAACCACTAACTATGGACCAAGATTCGATGGTCAGCCAATGCAGGCTTGGGATGGTATTTCTAGACCTTATGTAGCACAAGAAGATAATTATGCGGCTTTATTCAATAGCCCAGTAAGTTCTAATATTAACGTAGCTATTTCTAATAGTACCGATAAAGCTAATTTCCGCCTTTCATTAACCCGTCAGGACAACGAAGCGTTGAGTTTGAATTCTAAAAACAGCAAGAATATCATGAATTTGAATTCAAGCTATAATGTGAACAAAAGATGGAAAGTGGATTTGATGGTGAATTACATCAATCAAAACACAAAAAACCGTCCTTATTCAATTGACCGAATGATCAATAACTTCGGTGGAATGATGACTCGTTTCGATAATGGTGAGTGGTATTTGGACAGATATCAAACGAGCCGTGGTTACAGATTTGTGACTGGTAATGGACAAAGTTTGACTCCTGATGAAAACATTACAGGTGCAGGTTTTAGAGGTGATATTGCAGATTATGTTTGGAGAGTAAATAAAAACTTGTCTTCCGAATTGAGTAATCGTGTAATTGGAAGTTTGACCAACCACTTTCAGATTACGGATGATTTGAAACTAAGGGCTAGAGTTTCTACAGACTTCACCAATAGATATTCTGAGTTCAGTAATTATTCTACTCGTCCTTTGGCTTTCGGACCTTCAGGTGCTTTTGGAATGAATACTGAATTATTCAGCATTCTTTACGGTGATTTGATGTTGACTTACACGAAGAGCCTTACCGACGAAATCACTTTGAGTGCAATGGGTGGGTATACTGCTAGAAAAGAAAGCTTTAGCAATGTGTCAAGAAGTACCAATGGTGGATTAAGTACTGAGAATCTGTTTGATATTGTGGCTTCCACAAACATCCCTAACTCAGGATCTGATAGATCTTACAGAGTAATTGATGCATTCCTTGGAACAGTGAATTTCGATTATAAAAACATTTGGTTTGTTGAGGGTACGATCCGTAGAGATAGAATTTCTACCATGAATCCTAACAACAATGCATTTGTTTACCCTTCTGTTAACACCAGTTTTGCAATTTCTGATGCCATTCAATTACCTCAATTTATCACATTCTCTAAGTTGAGAGGTTCTTGGGGTATCGTGGGTAACTATCCAGATATTTATAGAGCAAATATTGCATACTCTCAGAATTCTTTGGGCGTTCAGCAGCCAGGTGGAGCCAATGTGCTTTATACCACTATTTCTAACTCATTCGGTAACGATGGGATCAAGCCAGAGCAGAAGCATGAATTTGAATTTGGTTTAGATACTAGATTCTTTAACAATAGATTTGGTTTAGACCTTTCTTATTATAACGCTCAGATCAGAGACCAAATCTTGCCTTTGACGTTGCCTTCCACTTCAGGAGCTAGTTCCGTATTGACAAACATCGGTACTTTGAGGAATACAGGTGTTGAACTTTCATTGAATGGGGCGATCGTGCAGAGTTTGAACTTTGGTTGGAATATGACATTGAATGTTTCTAGAAACATGAACAAAGTTGAAAAGTTGGCCAACAATGCAACTGAATTGCTGCATGCGGATTATGATGGAAATGCGGCTCAACTTCGTTCTGTAGTAGGTAGACCAATGGGTGATTTCTATGCTAGACCAATTGCAACTGATGCAAATGGTAATAAGATCGTACAACCAAATGGTTTATATAAAATCGATGATCAAAACTGGATTCAGGTTGGAAATGCCATGCCAGATGCAGTAGGTGGTTTCATCAATGAATTAAACTACAAGAACTTCGCTCTTTCTGCAGTAGTTGACTTCCAAATTGGAGGTAGTGTTATGCCGACTGGTATCAACTGGATGATCAGCCGTGGTTTGACTGAAAAGAGTTTGAACTATATGGATGAAGCAAGCGGTGGTTTGGCTTATTATGTAAATGAAGATGGACAAGGAATCCAAATAGACCATTCTGCAACCCAAGGACCAAATGGTGAAACTGTTTATCACGATGGTATGGTGATGGATGGAGTGGTCGCAGATGGTTCTCCAAACTCTAATGTGATTTCTCAGGCATATTACTATTGGAACACTTACAACTGGGGTGGACCTCAGTATAGCCAGTCAAGATATGAATTGTATATCAAGGACAATGATTATGTGAAAATGAGAGAATTGTCTTTGAGCTATACCATTCCTGCTCAACTTACCTCTAAAATTGGTGCTTCCAATGTGAACCTTTCCGTATTTGGTAGAAACTTGTTTTTCCTTTATAGAAATATCAAGGATTTAGACCCAGAAGTTATGACTGGTGGATCTAGATGGACTCAAACGTTGACTAGTGCGGGTACCAACCCAGCTACTAGAACTTGGGGCTTTATGTTAAGAGCTAGATTCTAATAATTGATATAAGATAAAAACATGATGAAGATGAATATCAATAGAATATTACTATATATAATGCTTGTAGGCTTCTCGGTGAGTTGTACTACAGCAGATTTTGAAGATAACTACACGGATCCTTCGAAGCTTTCTGAAACTTCAGTGGGTAAGCAGTTTACCGGAATGATTTATACCAATCGTCAGTCCGTGTTGCCAACCTATTGGGATTACTTTGTGATTAAGCGAATTACTTCCAATAGATATACTCAGGCAGTAGGATGGGTAAACACAGAAAATCAATATGTGCCAGGTTCTGCGGCAGTAAATGACCGTTGGAATAATTACTACAATTTTGTAGCTCAATACAGAGAGCTTGAAAAGGTATATAATGATTTGTCTGAAGAGGAGAAAGTTGATAACCGCGTTTTCATGATTGCGGCAGCTACATACTTCTATGACCATACGCAGCAGGTAGTTGATTTGCATGGAGATATTCCATGGTCTGAGGCTGGTATGCTAAGTACTAATGGTGGAGACTACACTAAATCTTATGCTGGTTACGACAAGGCAAGTGATATCTATACCAAGATGTTGGATGATTTGGCTGGGTTTGCTGATGAATTACGTACACTACAAATCAATCCTGCTATTGAAATTGAATTCAGTACGCAAGACTTGATCAACCGTGGCGATATAGATCAGTGGTTGAAATATATCAATTCTTTGAGATTGAGAATGTTGACCAGAGTTAGTGGTACAAGTGAGTTTAGCGCAAGGGCAAAAACTGAAATCGGAACCATTTTATCAAATCCAGGACAGTATCCAATTGTATCTGAAAATGACAGTAATATCCTTTTCCGTATCCATACTTTAGGAACTTTGATGCCTGCTAATAACTTCCAGAGTGGTTTGGAGGATTGGGATGGTAACATTGCAGGAAAAGCGATTTTAGATCATATGGTAGGAAATGAAGATCCAAGATTAACCTATGTATTCCAACCAGGAGAGAATGCAGAAGGAGAGTATCTTGGCTTGGATCCATTAATGAATCCTACTGAACAGAATGAATTGGTATTGACACAAACTTTGAGTATCTACAATCACTCTACAATCAGTAGAAACCAGTATTTCCCAGGTTTAATCATTACTGCTGCTGAGGTACATTTAATGGCGGCTGAATATTACTTGAAGGAAAATCAGGATATGATGGCGAAGACTCATTATGAAGAAGCCATTCGCCAGTCTGTTGATTTCTACGAATACCTAAGAAGTATCAGTAATAATGCCGAGTCAGATGATCCGATTGTTCCTACAGAAGAGTCAATCAGTGCCTATTTATCAATGGATGATGTTTCTTGGGAAATGGCAGGTTCTTCTGAAGAGAAGCTCAAGTTAATTGCGGAACAAAAATGGTTACACTTTAATGTGGTTCAACCAAATGAAAGCTGGCATGAACTGAGAAGATTGGGTAAAGTTGACCTTGAGTTCTGGGAAGATAACTCTAACCAGCAAAGCCTACCTCCATCAAGATGGATGTATCCTGGATCAGAACAGACCTACAATATGGAAAACTATTCTGTAGTACAGCCAGAGGATAAATTGATGAACACCATTTTCTGGGATGTGAATTAATTTTTTCAGGTAGTATTTTATCAAAAAGCCTCTCAATTACATTGAGAGGCTTTTTTTATACTAAATATCCATTAATCTCT is a genomic window containing:
- a CDS encoding SusC/RagA family TonB-linked outer membrane protein — encoded protein: MRKVLSIALTLVMIFCVSAMAQAQKRVLKGVVTASPDGEPMPGVTILDKTNQTGTTTNIDGEYSISVGPNSVLVFSFIGFASQEVVVGNQSEININLEEDASELSEFVVTAFGMDKSEKSLGYATSTIKADELIKVGNPNVASALYGKAPGVRIQTGAGGATSAVNIQIRGINSITGKNQPLIVLDGVPIRNEEVTNNNYWGDQRLRGNGLLDINPADIDNISILKGASAAALYGSEAVNGVVLITTKKGTAGKNGMQVDFNANVSLDKIAYLPRYQNVRGPGMPAHIQNLGQAEDGFNYTEDGIRTVPNTTTNYGPRFDGQPMQAWDGISRPYVAQEDNYAALFNSPVSSNINVAISNSTDKANFRLSLTRQDNEALSLNSKNSKNIMNLNSSYNVNKRWKVDLMVNYINQNTKNRPYSIDRMINNFGGMMTRFDNGEWYLDRYQTSRGYRFVTGNGQSLTPDENITGAGFRGDIADYVWRVNKNLSSELSNRVIGSLTNHFQITDDLKLRARVSTDFTNRYSEFSNYSTRPLAFGPSGAFGMNTELFSILYGDLMLTYTKSLTDEITLSAMGGYTARKESFSNVSRSTNGGLSTENLFDIVASTNIPNSGSDRSYRVIDAFLGTVNFDYKNIWFVEGTIRRDRISTMNPNNNAFVYPSVNTSFAISDAIQLPQFITFSKLRGSWGIVGNYPDIYRANIAYSQNSLGVQQPGGANVLYTTISNSFGNDGIKPEQKHEFEFGLDTRFFNNRFGLDLSYYNAQIRDQILPLTLPSTSGASSVLTNIGTLRNTGVELSLNGAIVQSLNFGWNMTLNVSRNMNKVEKLANNATELLHADYDGNAAQLRSVVGRPMGDFYARPIATDANGNKIVQPNGLYKIDDQNWIQVGNAMPDAVGGFINELNYKNFALSAVVDFQIGGSVMPTGINWMISRGLTEKSLNYMDEASGGLAYYVNEDGQGIQIDHSATQGPNGETVYHDGMVMDGVVADGSPNSNVISQAYYYWNTYNWGGPQYSQSRYELYIKDNDYVKMRELSLSYTIPAQLTSKIGASNVNLSVFGRNLFFLYRNIKDLDPEVMTGGSRWTQTLTSAGTNPATRTWGFMLRARF
- a CDS encoding SusD/RagB family nutrient-binding outer membrane lipoprotein, coding for MNINRILLYIMLVGFSVSCTTADFEDNYTDPSKLSETSVGKQFTGMIYTNRQSVLPTYWDYFVIKRITSNRYTQAVGWVNTENQYVPGSAAVNDRWNNYYNFVAQYRELEKVYNDLSEEEKVDNRVFMIAAATYFYDHTQQVVDLHGDIPWSEAGMLSTNGGDYTKSYAGYDKASDIYTKMLDDLAGFADELRTLQINPAIEIEFSTQDLINRGDIDQWLKYINSLRLRMLTRVSGTSEFSARAKTEIGTILSNPGQYPIVSENDSNILFRIHTLGTLMPANNFQSGLEDWDGNIAGKAILDHMVGNEDPRLTYVFQPGENAEGEYLGLDPLMNPTEQNELVLTQTLSIYNHSTISRNQYFPGLIITAAEVHLMAAEYYLKENQDMMAKTHYEEAIRQSVDFYEYLRSISNNAESDDPIVPTEESISAYLSMDDVSWEMAGSSEEKLKLIAEQKWLHFNVVQPNESWHELRRLGKVDLEFWEDNSNQQSLPPSRWMYPGSEQTYNMENYSVVQPEDKLMNTIFWDVN